GTCGCCGAAGGAGAAACGAAAGGGTTCATGAAGGTTGTTGCGACCCGTTGGAAAGGCAAAATCTTAGGCGTCCATCTAGTCGGACCAAGTGCGGGAGAGGTTATCCACGAGTTTGTGTTGGCAATGAGTGTGGGCATTCCATTACGGAAGTTGGCGGGAATTATCCACGTTTATCCGACGTTTGCGAGCATCGTTTGGCGCGTTGCTGGAAAGTGGCTCGCCGAAGGCACCCTGATTCAAACGCTACGCGGAATATTCAGGAAAGGTAATTAGCTGGAGCTATCGGGTTTTTCGGTTGTTACTTTTCGGCAATCGTGATATAATTTGTCCGAAATAATAAGGAGGATCTGTAAATGAGATTCAATATATGGGCATCAAGCGCAATCATGCTGATTATCCTAGCACTTATTAGTGGCATCGGCTGTGAATCATCTGATCATGATGAAGATGGAGAACATGACGCAAAGGGTGAACAGACAGGGCATCTCCCAAGTCACGCAGAGGGAGGCGGCGAAGGAGAAGAGTCTGGACAAACGTTTGCTAAAAACGAAACTTATGACCAAGCGCGACACGGCGCACGGTTAATACTCTCCTATGATCTGAACACGAACACCTTCGTTGGAACGGTAGAGAATACGACCAACCAAACCTTGTCCAAGGTGCGCGTTGAAGTTCACCTATCTAACGGAATAGAACTAGGACCTACGACACCGACTGACCTTGTCCCTGGTCAAAAGGTAAACGTTGAACTCAATGCGGCAGGACAAGATTTTAACAAATGGTCTGCCCATCCAGAGACTGGCTCAGGTGAACACGGTGGTGGGGAACAACACGACGAGGGCGGTGAGCATGACTAAAATGTCCTGTCTAGAAATGACAAAAATCTACACGACGAAACGAGGAAACTAATAAATATGGATGCAACCATTCAACCGATTTTGGAGAAGGTGTTAGCCGGTGAACGCCTGGATTTTGATGACGGGCTGACCCTTTTCAAAAGTCACGACCTCCTATCAATCGGAGCAGCAGCCGACACAATCCGACAACGGAAGCACCCAAAAGGATACATCACCTATATCGTTGATCGCAATATCAACTACACAAACTGGTGTTATGTCGACTGCGACTTTTGCGCCTTCTATCGCCACAAAACTGATCCCGATGCCTATGTGATGTCCAAGGAAGAGTTAGGAAATAAAATTCAAGAGACAATTGATCTCGGCGGCGTGCTCATCCTCATGCAAGGCGGATTACACCCCAAACTGAAACTTGACTGGTACGAAGACCTCCTTCAGTGGATTAAGGCAAATTACAAAATCCATATCCACGGCTTCTCCCCACCAGAACTGGATTGGTTCGCCAAAATCAACCGACTCTCCCTCAAAGAGACCTTGGTCCGTTTACGCGATGCAGGCTTAGATTCCATTCCCGGCGGCGGCGCGGAGATCCTGACCGACCACGCCCGCGATGAAATCAGTCCGAAAAAATGCACATCAGACGAATGGCTGGAAGTAATGCGGCAAGGGCACTATGTGGGACTCCGTTCAAGTGCAACGATGATGTACGGACATGTCGAGAGCTACGGCGAGCGCGTGGAGCATCTCCTCCGCCTGCGAGAACTGCAAGACGAAACGGGCGGCTTCACAGCCTTTATCTGTTGGTCGCTTCAGCCTAAGCACACGCGCCTTGAGCATATCCCACCCGCAGGCAGTTTTGAATACCTCAAGACACTCGCGATCTCCCGGCTAATGCTTGACAACTTTGACAATTTCCAATCGTCATGGGTCACCCAAGGACCGAAGATCGGTCAAATGTCGCTCAAGTTTGGGGCAAACGACATGGGCGGCACAATGATCGAGGAGAACGTCGTTAGCAAGGCGGGAACTGTTTACTGTATGCCCATCGAAGAAATCGAGCGCACGATCTCTGAGTTAGGGTTCGTTCCGAAGCAGCGGAACTTCTATTACGAAACCATCAACTAATGCCACTGATTCCTGCCGCCCGACTCAGAACCATCAGCATCAATATCTTCACCGCCATAGGTCTCAAACCGGACAAAGCCCAAACGATCACGAATCTGCTCATCGAGTCCAATCTCGCCGGACACGATTCACACGGTGTCTTGCGCCTACCGCAGTATGTCCTGAGCATCCAGAATAAGGCAATTGATCCAGATGTGGAGATTGAAATGGTCGGCGAAACCCCCTCCAGCGCGATCATTGATGGGCATAGCGGATTGGGGCAATTCATCGCCACACAAGCGATGGAAGTCGCCATTGCGAAAGCGAGAGAACACACCATCAGCACAGTGAATGTCTACAATTGCAACCACATTGGGCGGCTTGCTGATTATGTGTTGATGGCAGCAGAAGCCAAGATGATTGGCTTGCTGTTTCTTAACGGACATGGCGGGGACCACGGCGTTGCACCGTGGGGCGGCACCGATCGGCGACTCAGCACGAATCCCTTTGCGTGTGCTCTCCCTACAGGGAAGGATAGTCCGATGGTCATCGATCTCACTACGAGCATCGTTGCCGGCGGGAAAATTCGCGCGTATCGCAGTCGCGGCGAGCCGTTGCCAAAAGGTTGGATCCTCGACACCGATGGGGGCCCAAGCACCGATCCCAACGCATACCTCGAAGACCCGCAAGGCGCGCTGCTCCCATTCGGGGACATCGCGGGACACAAAGGTTACGGGTTAAGTATGATGACAGATATTCTCGCTGGCGCGATGTGCGAAGCCGGCTGCAGCCGGTCATCGGCGTCCGGTGTCGGTAACGCTTTCTTTATCATCGTTATTGACATCGAGAAATTCATAGACCTTGCGGATTTTGAAGCGCACGTCGCACAGATGATAGATTTCGTCAAAGCCTCTCCAACTGCACCCGGTTTCGATGAAATTTCGATCCCCGGTGAACGTTCTGCCCGTACCCGCCAACAACGATTAGCAGAAGGCATCCCACTCGACGATACAACATGGGAACGTCTCGTCGAAACCGCGCAAAGCGTTGGAGTTCCCATCTAGCACGATCAGGCAAATCGGCGCATATCCTCATTGGCATAAGCCGCAACCGCTGCATTCGCCTCTCGCCTCGCTTTCAGCTTTTCGACAACTTCCTCCAACCGTTCCGATGGAATTGTACACGTCATCTCATCCGGCGACATCCCTGTTCGCACCCGGCTTAACATACACCCCGTACTAATCGCCAGTTTCCCCTGCTCTTTCGAGATTGGGATGATGTGGCACTGCGGTTTGCCAACAAAGACCGTATCACTAAACCCATCGTGGATAACCATGGCTTGGAAACCATTTACTTTCAAAAGTATCACATCGGGGTCAATGGAGGTATCCGCTAAGGGTCCATAGGTGATGTAGTTCGGACGGTCATTCACAAATGGAAGCTGCATCGCCTCTTCGGGAGATACCCAACCCACCTCTACGATGGCACCGACATCTGCGTTATCCATGACCTCTTCCAGCGTTTTCAAGCCGTGTGTGACACTCCCAACGCTACAGTTGTAGTGATCTTCTGGCACTGTCGTAAACGTCTGATCGCTGGCATCCTTCCAAAAGACGCATCCCGCTGGAACTTTGCCGCTGCGACCATCGGGCGTGGGGACTGGCATCTCACCCTTATGTGCTGACACGCCTTGCGGGGCTTCGTCAGAAAATGTGATGGCGATGGGTGCGTGCTTCAAGCCGAGTTCTCTATCTAATTGTTCAGCTAATAATTTCCAATCTTGGGCTGCCATAAAAAGTATCCTTTCATGTGATATATTGCTTGAGGTAGAGCAGGTATGTGTCTCGTCTCTACTATCATCTTTATCCTTCAATTCACTGTTGATGCTTTAATTCGTGCCTGTACCACCAATAACGATAAGGAATGCACTATCTTCGCTTGCATAGACCGCGTGCAGGACGTCCGCTGTGAAAGTAACTGCCTCACCTTGTTCCAACGTAATCTTCTCACCACTTGTCGTAAATATGATGTCTCCACTAAGCGTGATAACCAAGCGTAGTTCCCGCTTTGAGAGCAACCAGCACGAGGGTCATTTCACTTCCATGAGCCAGCGTTAATGAGGCACGTCCTGACGTGGCAGCGTTCGCTTCCTTCATCAGCTTTTCAGCCATTGACATAAGCGGAAACGCCTTAGTCATCGGTTCGTTTAGATCTACAGGTCTGTAGGGTCGTTCAAATGATGTGTTCATTGTAAAATCTCCGTTGATCGAACATTACGTTAAATAGACTCCCTTCCGCCTATTTGTCGTTTATGTTTTAGGTTTGGTACGTTTTTCCAAGATGAGTTGNNNNNNNNNNNNNNNNNNNNNNNNNNNNNNNNNNNNNNNNNNNNNNNNNNNNNNNNNNNNNNNNNNNNNNNNNNNNNNNNNNNNNNNNNNNNNNNNNNNNNNNNCCCTAGCAAAGCGATTTTCCAGACGAACATCTTGCGGAAAGGTCGCCGTCCATCCCTCCGGCAGCATAATCTGGATTGTTTTCTTCATCTGCATCGGGTAACTCAAATCCAGTAGGTGTTGACGTTCAGCCGCTGCAAAAATCTCCGCATAGTCTGAAAACTCATCGCTCGGCAACGGAAACACCAAGCGGTTATCAATTGGCTCAGCGTAATTCTCGGCGGTAAAAGCAATGTTGAGCTGCACGGGTACGTTGAGATCCGCCAAATCGGAAATTTGCACCGAATCAACTCGGACGCCGGGAAATTGTTTGCTAAGTCCAACAGCGAGGGTATCCTTCCACGCACTTGGCGGCACCTGCTTGTACTCTAACCGCGCCTCGATATTGTATTGCCCAAGGGTATCAACCCGCATGGTCCCCTGAACCGTCCCATCCTCTGTCAACACGATTTCCGTGTCAACGATTAACTGATTGGATTCTGGTGTAGAGATGGGAATATCAACAAACTCACCCCGCTCGTTTCGGAGGATAAACCCTGTGCGCCCCCTATTCCGTACAGGAAGATCGCCGTAGCTGCAGGTGTCGGCGGTTGGATCGAGCCAAATATAGTAGCCGTCACCACGTGGAATCGCAGCAATCAAGTGGCTAAACTGTCCGAGCGAGGGGATTTCAAGATTGATGCGTTGATACGGCGCGGGGTTCAGCATCACCGGAAACGCCTCAACACCAACCAGATCAAGCATCGAAATCATCAAGGTAGTTTTGTCCTTGCAATCGCCGTATCGGACCCTGAGGACCTGATCGGCGGGTGTGGGCTGATATGCACCTTGCCCCAGTTCAATCCCGACGTAGCGAATCTGCGATGCCACAAAGTGGTATATCGCCCGAATTTTGTCGTCCTCCGTGAGAAGATCTGCGGTGAGTTCCTCGACGGTTTCCTCAATCGCTTGATCAACGGTGTATCGGTCCTTTGCGGTTTCCCTGTACCAATTGTAAACGGCATCCCAAGATTCCACAGACGAATAACTCAAGCGTGGCACAATATCGTTGGTCGCCGGCATATTGTACTCCGTCTTGAGCGCGGGTGTTTCGCCGTGGGTCCAGAGATATGTGCTAGTCTCCTCTTCGTGTAATATCTGGGGATTAAGCTGGCAATGGATCGTCTTCCACTTGAAGTCCGTCTCTTTGGGCACACGTAAAGCATATGCGGATTGCAGGGTCGGATCTGTGGATTGAAAACTGTAGCCACCCCAAAACCACGAGGTGCTCCCAACCGACTCCGCTCCTGCGTCTTCAAGCGTAACCTGATACTCAATACACACCCCCGGTTTTAGGGCAGGCATTGAGATAACTCGCCACATCGAATCGGAATATAGGTTGTAGGCGAGCAGCCCCGGCGGTGTCACATCATTGAACGCTTCCTCCGGCGGCTCAATAACGGAACCATCAGGGGTGATAGTCCGCGCGATGTTGACAGTGATATATTGTGCCTTGGGTGTGTGCGGGATAGCGATGTCATCATAGTTCTGCACCCCTCTTTCCGTCAGAATCTTGACCACCTGATGGGTAGTGTAACGGGATTTTCCCGATGGGGTGACTTCGTGACTAAACTGGTTGAGTAGGATGATCGCGTCAGCATCAGGATAATCTGCCGCATCAGGGGCCGCAGCGATCACCGCTTCAATGTCAACGTCAATTAGATCCACAGGCGCAACTTCAATAGATACTGAGACAGATCGGTCTAACTGTGCAAGTGCTTGGAGGCGTGTCGGAGCCAGCAGATTTTGTGGATCGATCTCCAAAATTTTATGGTACTGGAGCTGCGCTTCGTAGTAACGTCCATGCGCTTCGTAGAGAGAAGCAAGGTTTTGGCGGGACCAGATATCCTTTGGGAAAAGCCGAATTGACTCCCTAAATTCGGCGATGGCTTCGCCGATGTCCCCTTTTTCCAAGTAAATCAAGGCGAGATAGTTACGCAGATTCTTGCTGTCAGGTCGTGCAGATTTTGGATCAACTTCCACCGCCTTTCGTAAAACCCGTTCGGCATCGTCGACCCTGCCCAGTTGCTTGTAAGCCAAACCGAGATGGTTAAGTGCGTACAGGTTATGCGGCTCAACCTTCAGAGTATTCTCGTAAACCTGCGCTGCAGCTTCATAGTTGTTCAGTTGCTCATAGATGTAGCCCAAAGAATTGCGCGCATCCATATTCTTGGGATCAAGCGTTACTGTGGCGGCGAAGGCGTCCCTCGCTTTTTCGTATGCCCCGTGTTGGAAGTACAGCTTGGCAATTTGGAATTGGATCTGACTAGTCTTCGGTTTAATCGTCAGTGCGGCTTGGTAGGCTTCGAGGGCACCCGTCAAGTCCCCATCTTGGAGTGCCAGATTTCCCGCCTCGACCTGTTTGCGCCATGCCTTATTTCGTTCGATCAGCGGATCGACAATCACCTTTTCGCCGGGTTGATTTCGACTGAAGATTGAGCAACCGCTCAACAATAACAGGATCGCAATCAGAGAAACACTTGTCTCGAAATGTCGGATTGCCACGATTATTCTCCTTACGTTTCACGTAGCGGTATCATACCCTTCTTCATGGGTATGATACCGCTTTCTTGTGCTCATAAATCTACTTCTTCATAAACTGTTTCCCCGGCAGCTGCTGAACAATCCCTTTCAACTCAAGCATGACCAGGAGTGAGGAAACTTTTCCGATCGGCAGCTGCGTCACCCGCGTAATCTCATCAATATGGACGCTATCAGCCCCCATCGCTGATAGCACAGTCTGTTCATCGGGGGTTAGATTGAGGTTTGTCTTTGGCTGAGAGGTGGGGGTCGATCTTTTTTCGACCGATTGAGGGCGGGCAATTTTGTCGGGTTGTTTTGCGGAAGGTGGTTCGAGCGATTTTCCACCTAAGATCTGCGTGTAGTTTTGGGGTAGGGCATCAAGCAGGTCATCAACGCTATTAATCAACGTCGCACCTTGATTGATGAGGGAATGGGTGCCTCGTGACACCCCGGAAAAGATCTGCCCCGGCACGGCAAACACCTCACGTCCCTGTTCGGCGGCGTGACGTGCTGTAATGAGCGAACCGCTCCGCTCAGACGCCTCAACAACAAGCGTGCCTAACGTTAAACCACTAATCACACGATTGCGGCGGGGAAAGTTTTTTCCACGGGGCGGCATCGTCATTGGAAACTCGGAAACCAATGCACCGGACTCGATGATTTCCGCTGCAAGTGCCCGATTCGTTTCCGGATAGATAATACTCAAACCACATCCGAACACAGCGACCGTGCGCCCACTCGCTTCAAGGGCACCACGATGCACACAGGTATCAATGCCGCGGGCGAATCCGCTCACGATAGTTATACCGCGTTCTGCGAGTTGATAGCTTAACTGCTGGCTGGTCGTTTTGCCGTATTTGGTCGGGCTGCGCGATCCAACGATTGCGATGCTCGGTGTGTCCTGTAAGGGAAAGTCACCGGTGATATAAAGCAATACGGGTGGGTCATCAATCTGCTTGAGGAGCGGTGGGTAGGTGTCGTCGTTGATAGTGACGATGTGGCATTGATGCTGATCGATCAGTTCAAGTTCCTGCGCGAGAGGAGCGCGCGATCTACCATCAATTAGCTGTTGCCGAACATCGGGAGTCAACCCATCGATCTGGGCTAACTCCGCGGATGTCGCAGCAAGCGATTTCTCCGCGGATCCAAAAGCCGCTAACAGGCGTCGGATGGTATGATTTCCGATACCCGGAATCAGGTTGAGATGAATAAGA
This portion of the Candidatus Poribacteria bacterium genome encodes:
- a CDS encoding pyridine nucleotide-disulfide oxidoreductase yields the protein VAEGETKGFMKVVATRWKGKILGVHLVGPSAGEVIHEFVLAMSVGIPLRKLAGIIHVYPTFASIVWRVAGKWLAEGTLIQTLRGIFRKGN
- the mqnC gene encoding dehypoxanthine futalosine cyclase — encoded protein: MDATIQPILEKVLAGERLDFDDGLTLFKSHDLLSIGAAADTIRQRKHPKGYITYIVDRNINYTNWCYVDCDFCAFYRHKTDPDAYVMSKEELGNKIQETIDLGGVLILMQGGLHPKLKLDWYEDLLQWIKANYKIHIHGFSPPELDWFAKINRLSLKETLVRLRDAGLDSIPGGGAEILTDHARDEISPKKCTSDEWLEVMRQGHYVGLRSSATMMYGHVESYGERVEHLLRLRELQDETGGFTAFICWSLQPKHTRLEHIPPAGSFEYLKTLAISRLMLDNFDNFQSSWVTQGPKIGQMSLKFGANDMGGTMIEENVVSKAGTVYCMPIEEIERTISELGFVPKQRNFYYETIN
- a CDS encoding Ldh family oxidoreductase; this translates as MPLIPAARLRTISINIFTAIGLKPDKAQTITNLLIESNLAGHDSHGVLRLPQYVLSIQNKAIDPDVEIEMVGETPSSAIIDGHSGLGQFIATQAMEVAIAKAREHTISTVNVYNCNHIGRLADYVLMAAEAKMIGLLFLNGHGGDHGVAPWGGTDRRLSTNPFACALPTGKDSPMVIDLTTSIVAGGKIRAYRSRGEPLPKGWILDTDGGPSTDPNAYLEDPQGALLPFGDIAGHKGYGLSMMTDILAGAMCEAGCSRSSASGVGNAFFIIVIDIEKFIDLADFEAHVAQMIDFVKASPTAPGFDEISIPGERSARTRQQRLAEGIPLDDTTWERLVETAQSVGVPI
- a CDS encoding DUF169 domain-containing protein, yielding MAAQDWKLLAEQLDRELGLKHAPIAITFSDEAPQGVSAHKGEMPVPTPDGRSGKVPAGCVFWKDASDQTFTTVPEDHYNCSVGSVTHGLKTLEEVMDNADVGAIVEVGWVSPEEAMQLPFVNDRPNYITYGPLADTSIDPDVILLKVNGFQAMVIHDGFSDTVFVGKPQCHIIPISKEQGKLAISTGCMLSRVRTGMSPDEMTCTIPSERLEEVVEKLKARREANAAVAAYANEDMRRFA
- a CDS encoding DUF3857 domain-containing protein, with translation MAIRHFETSVSLIAILLLLSGCSIFSRNQPGEKVIVDPLIERNKAWRKQVEAGNLALQDGDLTGALEAYQAALTIKPKTSQIQFQIAKLYFQHGAYEKARDAFAATVTLDPKNMDARNSLGYIYEQLNNYEAAAQVYENTLKVEPHNLYALNHLGLAYKQLGRVDDAERVLRKAVEVDPKSARPDSKNLRNYLALIYLEKGDIGEAIAEFRESIRLFPKDIWSRQNLASLYEAHGRYYEAQLQYHKILEIDPQNLLAPTRLQALAQLDRSVSVSIEVAPVDLIDVDIEAVIAAAPDAADYPDADAIILLNQFSHEVTPSGKSRYTTHQVVKILTERGVQNYDDIAIPHTPKAQYITVNIARTITPDGSVIEPPEEAFNDVTPPGLLAYNLYSDSMWRVISMPALKPGVCIEYQVTLEDAGAESVGSTSWFWGGYSFQSTDPTLQSAYALRVPKETDFKWKTIHCQLNPQILHEEETSTYLWTHGETPALKTEYNMPATNDIVPRLSYSSVESWDAVYNWYRETAKDRYTVDQAIEETVEELTADLLTEDDKIRAIYHFVASQIRYVGIELGQGAYQPTPADQVLRVRYGDCKDKTTLMISMLDLVGVEAFPVMLNPAPYQRINLEIPSLGQFSHLIAAIPRGDGYYIWLDPTADTCSYGDLPVRNRGRTGFILRNERGEFVDIPISTPESNQLIVDTEIVLTEDGTVQGTMRVDTLGQYNIEARLEYKQVPPSAWKDTLAVGLSKQFPGVRVDSVQISDLADLNVPVQLNIAFTAENYAEPIDNRLVFPLPSDEFSDYAEIFAAAERQHLLDLSYPMQMKKTIQIMLPEGWTATFPQDVRLENRFAR
- the dprA gene encoding DNA-processing protein DprA yields the protein MLSADTKSLIHLNLIPGIGNHTIRRLLAAFGSAEKSLAATSAELAQIDGLTPDVRQQLIDGRSRAPLAQELELIDQHQCHIVTINDDTYPPLLKQIDDPPVLLYITGDFPLQDTPSIAIVGSRSPTKYGKTTSQQLSYQLAERGITIVSGFARGIDTCVHRGALEASGRTVAVFGCGLSIIYPETNRALAAEIIESGALVSEFPMTMPPRGKNFPRRNRVISGLTLGTLVVEASERSGSLITARHAAEQGREVFAVPGQIFSGVSRGTHSLINQGATLINSVDDLLDALPQNYTQILGGKSLEPPSAKQPDKIARPQSVEKRSTPTSQPKTNLNLTPDEQTVLSAMGADSVHIDEITRVTQLPIGKVSSLLVMLELKGIVQQLPGKQFMKK